A stretch of Oryza brachyantha chromosome 4, ObraRS2, whole genome shotgun sequence DNA encodes these proteins:
- the LOC102702651 gene encoding uncharacterized protein LOC102702651 isoform X1 produces MLMDRADTSDLWFHGKEHIASSPFPQAVTSVNFTCLSSSETVKASKKMFQQSNQSLSVPDDGCRLVLGLGPASNLHYADNDSSGGSRANETANLFSQHFAIADHGLKLSISRGSTRNFQDTTVIEKYPHQSKKGIFFTIIDEGSTSAKRKPGGYMLPLLFAPRSDDTCLNGTPPVTDIQHVETVDDDEDDHIMTLNHQKVQTSPEPSATTDCSFAATSDMIVSSTNTEQRNQQRHPKKCRFNGCSKGARGASGLCISHGGGQRCQKPGCNKGAESRTAYCKSHGGGKRCQELGCTKSAEGKTEFCIAHGGGRRCGNPGCTKAARGRSGFCIKHGGGKRCSVQGCTRSAEGQFGLCISHGGGRRCQYPNCSKGAQGSTMFCKSHGGGKRCIFEGCTKGAEGNTLLCKGHGGGKRCLFEGGGACPKSVHGGTSFCVAHGGGKRCSVPGCTKSARGRTDCCVRHGGGKRCKVDGCDKSAQGSTDFCKAHGGGKRCAWSTGCERFARGRSGLCAAHGTLMASKQVSESEHSRAMIRDSLFSRMVSTSATAGSSMDHAISCSRPGASSGCGELLEDMRNGKLLIPHQVLVPGAMKPSSSRGNGQEDGWSQKQQCFGFVVPEGRVHGGGLMSMIGVGGNLDDPKT; encoded by the exons ATGCTCATGGACAGAGCTGATACATCAG ATCTTTGGTTTCATGGGAAGGAACATATAGCTTCTTCGCCATTCCCACAAGCTGTAACATCAGTGAACTTCACTTGCCTTAGCAGTTCAGAAACAGTCAAGGcttctaaaaaaatgtttcagcAGAGCAATCAAAGTTTGTCTGTTCCTGATGATGGATGCAGACTTGTCCTTGGACTTGGACCAGCTTCGAATCTGCATTATGCTGATAATGACTCATCTGGTGGCAGCAGGGCAAACGAGACTGCAAATTTGTTCAGCCAACATTTTGCCATAGCTGATCATGGTCTGAAGTTGAGCATTTCGAGAGGTAGTACTAGAAATTTTCAAGACACAACAGTGATCGAGAAGTATCCACATCAGAGTAAAAAAGGTATTTTCTTCACAATTATTGATGAAGGATCAACTTCAGCTAAAAGGAAACCAGGTGGTTATATGCTGCCACTTCTGTTTGCCCCAAGATCAGATGATACTTGTCTCAATGGAACACCTCCTGTGACCGATATTCAACATGTTGAAACTGtagatgatgatgaggatgaTCACATTATGACTCTTAATCACCAGAAGGTTCAGACTAGCCCTGAGCCTTCAGCAACAACTGACTGTTCTTTTGCTGCGACTTCAGATATGATAGTCTCCTCTACTAACACGGAGCAGAGAAATCAGCAACGACATCCTAAGAAGTGTAGGTTCAATGGGTGTTCAAAAGGTGCAAGAGGTGCATCAGGGCTTTGCATTTCCCATGGTGGTGGTCAGCGGTGCCAGAAGCCCGGTTGCAACAAAGGTGCCGAGAGCCGAACAGCTTACTGCAAATCTCACGGTGGAGGGAAACGGTGCCAAGAGTTAGGCTGCACCAAAAGTGCTGAAGGGAAGACGGAGTTCTGCATTGCTCATGGTGGTGGGCGTCGGTGTGGAAATCCTGGCTGTACGAAGGCGGCAAGGGGAAGATCAGGATTTTGCATAAAACACGGTGGAGGGAAGAGATGCAGTGTGCAGGGATGCACCAGGAGTGCTGAAGGACAGTTTGGGCTGTGCATCTCACATGGAGGTGGTCGCCGGTGTCAGTACCCAAACTGCAGCAAGGGAGCACAGGGAAGCACCATGTTTTGCAAGTCACATGGTGGAGGCAAACGGTGTATATTTGAAGGCTGCACCAAAGGCGCCGAGGGCAACACGCTGCTGTGCAAAGGGCATGGCGGTGGGAAGAGGTGCCTCTTTGAGGGAGGTGGAGCCTGTCCTAAGAGTGTTCATGGCGGGACGAGCTTCTGCGTCGCGCATGGAGGTGGCAAACGCTGTTCTGTGCCAGGATGCACCAAGAGTGCTCGTGGTCGCACCGATTGCTGCGTGAGGCATGGTGGTGGCAAGCGTTGCAAGGTCGACGGCTGCGACAAGAGTGCTCAAGGAAGCACAGACTTCTGCAAGGCGCATGGAGGTGGCAAGCGATGCGCCTGGAGCACCGGCTGTGAGAGGTTTGCCAGAGGAAGGAGTGGCTTATGCGCTGCACATGGCACCCTGATGGCTTCAAAGCAAGTGTCTGAATCCGAACACAGTAGAGCCATGATCAGGGACAGCCTCTTCAGCAGGATGGTCTCTACTTCAGCGACGGCTGGCAGTAGCATGGATCATGCCATCTCTTGTTCTCGCCCTGGTGCGTCATCGGGTTGCGGCGAGCTGTTGGAAGACATGCGGAACGGGAAGCTCCTGATACCTCATCAGGTGCTGGTTCCTGGTGCAATGAAGCCATCTTCTTCGCGTGGCAATGGTCAAGAGGACGGATGGAGCCAGAAGCAGCAGTGCTTCGGGTTCGTCGTGCCGGAGGGGAGGGTGCATGGTGGAGGCCTGATGTCCATGATCGGCGTCGGAGGCAATCTTGACGATCCGAAAACCTGA
- the LOC102705718 gene encoding beta-D-xylosidase 4, with product MAMAAAAAARGVLAVVVAVAVLWGGNVARAQTPVFACDASNATVAGYGFCDRSKSAAARAADLLGRLTLAEKVGFLVNKQAALPRLGIPAYEWWSEALHGVSYVGPGTRFSPLVPGATSFPQPILTAASFNASLFRAIGEVVSTEARAMHNVGLAGLTFWSPNINIFRDPRWGRGQETPGEDPLLASKYAVGYVTGLQDAGGGGGGGALKVAACCKHYTAYDVDNWKGVERYTFDAVVSQQDLDDTYQPPFKSCVIDGNVASVMCSYNKVNGKPTCADKDLLSGVIRGDWKLNGYIVSDCDSVDVLYNNQHYTKNPEDAAAITIKSGLDLNCGNFLAQHTVAAVQAGKLSESDVDRAVTNNFIVLMRLGFFDGDPRKLPFGSLGPKDVCTSSNQELAREAARQGIVLLKNTGALPLSAKSIKSMAVIGPNANASFTMIGNYEGTPCKYTTPLQGLGANVATVYQPGCTNVGCSGNSLQLSTATQAAASADVTVLVVGADQSVERESLDRTSLLLPGQQPQLVSAVANASRGPVILVVMSGGPFDISFAKSSDKISAILWVGYPGEAGGAALADILFGYHNPSGRLPVTWYPASFADKVSMTDMRMRPDSSTGYPGRTYRFYTGDTVYAFGDGLSYTNFAHHLVSAPKQVAVQLAEGHACYTEHCLSVEAAGEHCENLSFDVHLRVRNAGDVAGRHTVFLFTSPPSVHNAPAKHLLGFEKVSLEPGQAGVVAFKVDVCKDLSVVDELGNRKVALGSHTLHVGDLKHTLNLRV from the exons atggcgatggcggcggcggcggcggcgaggggggtCTTGGCGGTGGTGGTTGCGGTGGCGGTGTTGTGGGGCGGTAATGTGGCGAGGGCGCAGACGCCGGTGTTCGCGTGCGACGCGTCGAACGCGACGGTGGCCGGGTACGGGTTCTGCGACCGGTCgaagagcgcggcggcgcgggcggccgacCTGCTCGGCAGGCTGACGCTGGCGGAGAAGGTTGGGTTCCTGGTGAACAAGCAGGCGGCGCTGCCGCGGCTGGGCATCCCGGCGTACGAGTGGTGGTCCGAGGCGCTGCACGGCGTCTCCTACGTCGGCCCCGGCACACGGTTCTCGCCGCTCGTCCCCGGCGCCACCAGCTTCCCGCAGCccatcctcaccgccgcctccttcaaCGCCTCCCTCTTCCGCGCCATTGGCGAG GTGGTGTCGACGGAGGCGAGGGCGATGCACAACGTTGGGCTGGCGGGGCTCACGTTCTGGAGCCCCAACATCAACATCTTCCGCGACCCGCGCTGGGGCCGCGGCCAGGAGACGCCCGGCGAGGACCCGCTGCTCGCCAGCAAGTACGCCGTCGGCTACGTCACCGGCCTGcaggacgccggcggcggcggcggcggcggcgcgctcaAGGTCGCCGCCTGCTGCAAGCACTACACCGCCTACGACGTCGACAACTGGAAGGGCGTCGAGCGCTACACCTTCGACGCTGTG GTGTCCCAGCAGGATCTGGACGACACATACCAGCCCCCGTTCAAGAGCTGCGTGATTGACGGCAATGTGGCCAGTGTAATGTGCTCGTACAACAAGGTCAATGGGAAGCCTACCTGTGCAGACAAGGATCTCTTGTCAGGAGTCATCAGAGGGGACTGGAAGCTGAACGG ATACATTGTGTCGGATTGTGATTCGGTTGACGTACTCTACAACAACCAACACTACACCAAGAACCCTGAAGATGCAGCTGcaatcacaataaaatcaG GGTTGGACCTGAACTGCGGCAACTTCCTGGCGCAGCACACCGTGGCGGCGGTGCAGGCCGGGAAGCTGTCGGAGTCCGACGTCGACAGGGCCGtcaccaacaacttcatcgTGCTCATGCGGCTGGGCTTCTTTGACGGCGATCCGAGGAAGCTCCCCTTCGGCAGCCTCGGCCCCAAGGACGTGTGCACGTCGTCCAACCAGGAGCTGGCCCGCGAGGCCGCGCGTCAGGGCATCGTCCTCCTCAAGAACACCGGCGCGCTGCCGCTCTCCGCCAAGTCCATCAAGTCCATGGCCGTCATTGGCCCCAACGCCAACGCCAGCTTCACCATGATCGGCAACTACGAAG GTACGCCGTGCAAGTACACGACGCCGCTCCAGGGCCTCGGCGCCAACGTCGCCACCGTGTACCAGCCGGGCTGCACCAACGTCGGGTGCAGCGGGAACAGCCTCCAGCTCAGCACCGCCACACAGGCCGCAGCCAGCGCCGACGTGACCGTGCTGGTCGTCGGCGCTGACCAGTCCGTCGAGCGCGAGAGCCTGGACAGGACGAGCCTCCTCCTGCCAGGACAGCAGCCGCAACTCGTCTCGGCGGTCGCCAACGCCTCCAGGGGCCCCGTCATCCTCGTCGTCATGTCCGGCGGGCCGTTCGACATCTCGTTCGCCAAGTCCAGCGACAAGATTTCCGCCATTCTTTGGGTCGGCTACCCCGGcgaagccggcggcgccgccctcgccgacatCCTCTTCGGATACCACAATCCAA GTGGAAGGTTGCCGGTGACATGGTACCCGGCGTCATTCGCCGACAAGGTCTCGATGACCGACATGCGCATGAGGCCGGACTCGTCGACCGGTTACCCCGGCCGGACGTACCGGTTCTACACCGGCGACACGGTGTACGCCTTCGGGGACGGCCTGAGCTACACAAACTTCGCGCACCACCTCGTGTCGGCGCCGAAGCAGGTCGCCGTGCAGCTGGCAGAAGGCCACGCGTGCTACACCGAGCACTGCCTCTCGGtggaggccgccggcgagcactGCGAGAACCTGTCCTTCGACGTCCACCTCCGCGTGCGGAACGCCGGCGACGTGGCCGGCCGGCACACCGTGTTCCTCTtcacgtcgccgccgtcggtgcaCAACGCGCCGGCGAAGCACCTGCTGGGGTTCGAGAAGGTGTCGCTGGAGCCCGGGCAGGCCGGCGTGGTGGCGTTCAAGGTGGACGTGTGCAAGGACCTGAGCGTCGTCGACGAGCTCGGCAACCGGAAGGTGGCGCTCGGCAGCCACACGCTGCACGTCGGCGACCTCAAGCACACCCTCAACCTGAGGGTCTAG
- the LOC102702651 gene encoding uncharacterized protein LOC102702651 isoform X2, whose protein sequence is MDLNMADLWFHGKEHIASSPFPQAVTSVNFTCLSSSETVKASKKMFQQSNQSLSVPDDGCRLVLGLGPASNLHYADNDSSGGSRANETANLFSQHFAIADHGLKLSISRGSTRNFQDTTVIEKYPHQSKKGIFFTIIDEGSTSAKRKPGGYMLPLLFAPRSDDTCLNGTPPVTDIQHVETVDDDEDDHIMTLNHQKVQTSPEPSATTDCSFAATSDMIVSSTNTEQRNQQRHPKKCRFNGCSKGARGASGLCISHGGGQRCQKPGCNKGAESRTAYCKSHGGGKRCQELGCTKSAEGKTEFCIAHGGGRRCGNPGCTKAARGRSGFCIKHGGGKRCSVQGCTRSAEGQFGLCISHGGGRRCQYPNCSKGAQGSTMFCKSHGGGKRCIFEGCTKGAEGNTLLCKGHGGGKRCLFEGGGACPKSVHGGTSFCVAHGGGKRCSVPGCTKSARGRTDCCVRHGGGKRCKVDGCDKSAQGSTDFCKAHGGGKRCAWSTGCERFARGRSGLCAAHGTLMASKQVSESEHSRAMIRDSLFSRMVSTSATAGSSMDHAISCSRPGASSGCGELLEDMRNGKLLIPHQVLVPGAMKPSSSRGNGQEDGWSQKQQCFGFVVPEGRVHGGGLMSMIGVGGNLDDPKT, encoded by the coding sequence ATGGACCTTAATATGGCAGATCTTTGGTTTCATGGGAAGGAACATATAGCTTCTTCGCCATTCCCACAAGCTGTAACATCAGTGAACTTCACTTGCCTTAGCAGTTCAGAAACAGTCAAGGcttctaaaaaaatgtttcagcAGAGCAATCAAAGTTTGTCTGTTCCTGATGATGGATGCAGACTTGTCCTTGGACTTGGACCAGCTTCGAATCTGCATTATGCTGATAATGACTCATCTGGTGGCAGCAGGGCAAACGAGACTGCAAATTTGTTCAGCCAACATTTTGCCATAGCTGATCATGGTCTGAAGTTGAGCATTTCGAGAGGTAGTACTAGAAATTTTCAAGACACAACAGTGATCGAGAAGTATCCACATCAGAGTAAAAAAGGTATTTTCTTCACAATTATTGATGAAGGATCAACTTCAGCTAAAAGGAAACCAGGTGGTTATATGCTGCCACTTCTGTTTGCCCCAAGATCAGATGATACTTGTCTCAATGGAACACCTCCTGTGACCGATATTCAACATGTTGAAACTGtagatgatgatgaggatgaTCACATTATGACTCTTAATCACCAGAAGGTTCAGACTAGCCCTGAGCCTTCAGCAACAACTGACTGTTCTTTTGCTGCGACTTCAGATATGATAGTCTCCTCTACTAACACGGAGCAGAGAAATCAGCAACGACATCCTAAGAAGTGTAGGTTCAATGGGTGTTCAAAAGGTGCAAGAGGTGCATCAGGGCTTTGCATTTCCCATGGTGGTGGTCAGCGGTGCCAGAAGCCCGGTTGCAACAAAGGTGCCGAGAGCCGAACAGCTTACTGCAAATCTCACGGTGGAGGGAAACGGTGCCAAGAGTTAGGCTGCACCAAAAGTGCTGAAGGGAAGACGGAGTTCTGCATTGCTCATGGTGGTGGGCGTCGGTGTGGAAATCCTGGCTGTACGAAGGCGGCAAGGGGAAGATCAGGATTTTGCATAAAACACGGTGGAGGGAAGAGATGCAGTGTGCAGGGATGCACCAGGAGTGCTGAAGGACAGTTTGGGCTGTGCATCTCACATGGAGGTGGTCGCCGGTGTCAGTACCCAAACTGCAGCAAGGGAGCACAGGGAAGCACCATGTTTTGCAAGTCACATGGTGGAGGCAAACGGTGTATATTTGAAGGCTGCACCAAAGGCGCCGAGGGCAACACGCTGCTGTGCAAAGGGCATGGCGGTGGGAAGAGGTGCCTCTTTGAGGGAGGTGGAGCCTGTCCTAAGAGTGTTCATGGCGGGACGAGCTTCTGCGTCGCGCATGGAGGTGGCAAACGCTGTTCTGTGCCAGGATGCACCAAGAGTGCTCGTGGTCGCACCGATTGCTGCGTGAGGCATGGTGGTGGCAAGCGTTGCAAGGTCGACGGCTGCGACAAGAGTGCTCAAGGAAGCACAGACTTCTGCAAGGCGCATGGAGGTGGCAAGCGATGCGCCTGGAGCACCGGCTGTGAGAGGTTTGCCAGAGGAAGGAGTGGCTTATGCGCTGCACATGGCACCCTGATGGCTTCAAAGCAAGTGTCTGAATCCGAACACAGTAGAGCCATGATCAGGGACAGCCTCTTCAGCAGGATGGTCTCTACTTCAGCGACGGCTGGCAGTAGCATGGATCATGCCATCTCTTGTTCTCGCCCTGGTGCGTCATCGGGTTGCGGCGAGCTGTTGGAAGACATGCGGAACGGGAAGCTCCTGATACCTCATCAGGTGCTGGTTCCTGGTGCAATGAAGCCATCTTCTTCGCGTGGCAATGGTCAAGAGGACGGATGGAGCCAGAAGCAGCAGTGCTTCGGGTTCGTCGTGCCGGAGGGGAGGGTGCATGGTGGAGGCCTGATGTCCATGATCGGCGTCGGAGGCAATCTTGACGATCCGAAAACCTGA
- the LOC102702369 gene encoding probable 20S rRNA accumulation protein 4, with amino-acid sequence MGEEVHLGLPGPWAEDYREKADHYTTKIGGVPDWPTEDLGIKPHLLECSLCGNKLCLVAQVYAPVAKLNIENRTIYVLVCPKPKCGSNPQSWKVLRVQKCHSTEQTDGKVDETDQIKENFCSSEPSSSSSLNKSNEASDDDFDLDALANALEQAATLASNSKKQNKSKCSNAPIKCPTGKEKVDDPGVPVLPCFYIYYDKEKSRGKCILGSNSSESVLVKGLADVANDDEEKWEGENYEYERAIGADRTFLKFKKRLDAYPQQCFRYSCGGKPLLAAINLQDPGTCQLCGSPRQYELQFMSPLSYFLHEAGDGSLDYAPDGWTWLTLIIYTCAKSCCPSSCVGKSRSCCWGVAEEEIMIQED; translated from the exons ATGGGGGAGGAGGTGCATCTGGGGTTGCCAGGGCCCTGGGCGGAGGACTACCGGGAGAAGGCCGACCACTACACCACCAAGATCGGTGGAGTCCCT GATTGGCCAACCGAGGATTTAGGCATTAAACCTCACTTGCTTGAATGCAGTTTATGTGGAAACAAGCTGTGCCTTGTTGCTCAG GTTTATGCTCCTGTGGCGAAATTAAACATTGAGAACAGGACTATCTATGTGCTTGTTTGTCCGAAGCCAAAATGTGGGTCGAACCCTCAAAG CTGGAAGGTCCTAAGAGTCCAAAAGTGCCATAGCACTGAACAAACAGATGGCAAAGTTGATGAAACagatcaaataaaagaaaacttttGCTCAAGTGAGCCTTCTTCTTCAAGTTCTCTAAACAAGAGTAATGAAGCCAGTGATGATGATTTCGATCTAGATGCCTTGGCCAATGCACTCGAGCAAGCGGCAACATTAGCATCTAACTCAAAgaagcaaaacaaatcaaagtgTAGTAATGCCCCCATAAAATGCCCTACAGGAAAGGAGAAAGTAGATGATCCAGGCGTACCAG TTCTTCCTTGTTTCTACATCTATTATGATAAGGAAAAATCCAGAGGCAAATGCATTCTAGGTTCAAATAGCAGTGAATCAGTTTTGGTAAAAGGACTTGCAGATGTAGCAAATGATGATGAAGAGAAATGGGAAGgagaaaattatgaatatgagAGAGCTATTGGTGCTGACAGAACGTTCTTAAAATTCAAGAAACGGTTGGATGCATATCCACAGCAATGCTTTAG GTATTCTTGTGGTGGTAAGCCACTGTTGGCTGCAATAAACCTTCAAGATCCTGGCACATGCCAGCTTTGTGGTTCACCACGCCAATATGAGCTGCAATTCATGTCTCcattatcatattttctcCATGAAGCTGGTGATGGTTCCTTGGATTATGCACCTGATGGTTGGACCTGGCTGACTCTTATCATATACACCTGTGCAAAG AGCTGCTGCCCATCCTCCTGTGTTGGAAAGTCTAGGAGCTGCTGCTGGGGAGTAGCAGAGGAGGAGATAATGATTCAGGAGGATTAA
- the LOC102702932 gene encoding DNA-directed RNA polymerases IV and V subunit 2-like codes for MEEPPKDNGQSSGGADPEMEPMILDDGIEGISHSMDDANGHSSMDVDRGLHSVDIMGSSMGDDGKGKHNSHAQIPIDMSIPSLEKFCKEASRSFFDEIGLISHQINSYNDFVAYGLQELFDSLGEVTVEPSYDPSNRGPGGWRHAIIKFGRVKLEEPVFWAHGYDIDEESLKLKPRHARLQNMTYSSKMKVEVHIQVYSMEKSDKAKTGNDKFSYKKDIINETHYINFGRLPVMVMSNLCWLHKLKESDCQFDSGGYFLIKGMEKVFIAQEQKCLTRIWVEERPCWTVSFLSAIRRRRIYIKLIDSTKNEDRKIISISFLYANMPIWLMFFALGITSDKDVFDVIDMQDCDACVINTISATIKESDELCEGFRKSDRARQYVDELIKDSKFPPGEPFDDYVARYLFPGISGNRNKALFLGYMVKCLLMAFTGKRKCDNKDDFRNKRLDLAGELLGRELRAHIRHAERLMVKALQRDLNSDRELQELDRYLDASIITNGLNRAFSTGSWCHPYKKNERCAGIVATLRRTNPLQMISDLRKTRQRVAYAGKAGDARYPNPSYWGKLCFMSTPDGENCGLVKNLAVTAVVSSRVAQPVINRFISCGMNKLHEIPTEEVPKMDKIFLNGDWVGSCTDPASFVLRLRCMRRSGLIGPQVEIKWDKHQREVRVFSDAGRILRPLLVVENLNKIRRPKGGSYSFQSLMQQEIIEFIGVEEEEDTKSAWGIRHLFGSEGEKAALVKTNRTEDAFTIRRDIEEGVSGYTHCELDLSFLLGLSCGIIPFANHNFARRVLYQSEKHSQQAIGYSTTNPHIRVDTLSHQLYYPQRPLFKTVVADCIGRSEYTFGRKDDFARPEYFNGQNAIVAVNVHQGFNQEDSLVMNRASLERGMFRTEHFRNYKAEVENKSAPGGNKRLKMKDKIDFGKMQSKRGRVDNLDDDGLPYVGASLQSGDIVIGKVSESGEDHSIKLKHTEKGMVQRVLLSANDEGKNFAVVTLRQVRSPCLGDKFSSMHGQKGVIGFLESQENFPFTCQGIVPDIVINPHAFPTRQTPGQLLEAALGKGIALGGTMRYATPFTTASFDVITDQLHKAGFSRWGAESVLNGRTGERMHSLIFMGPNFYQRLIHMAEDKVKFRNTGPVHPLTRQPVADRKRFGGVKFGEMERDCLLAHGAAANLHERLFMLSDFSQMHICQTCERVANVIMRPVPGGKKIRGPYCGFCRSSENIARINVPYGAKLLYQELFSMGICLRFETEVC; via the exons ATGGAAGAGCCACCAAAGGACAATGGGCAATCGTCCGGTGGTGCTGATCCTGAGATGGAACCCATGATACTGGATGATGGTATAGAAGGAATATCCCATAGCATGGATGATGCAAATGGACATTCCTCTATGGATGTTGACAGAGGACTCCATTCTGTGGATATTATGGGATCATCCATGGGTGATGATGGTAAAGGGAAGCACAACTCACATGCACAAATTCCAATTGACATGAGTATTCCAAGCCTAGAGAAATTCTGCAAAGAAGCATCAAGGTCCTTCTTTGATGAGATTGGTCTAATCAGCCATCAGATAAATTCTTATAATGATTTTGTCGCATACGGGCTCCAGGAACTTTTTGATTCTCTTGGGGAAGTGACTGTGGAGCCTAGTTATGATCCTTCAAATAGAGGACCAGGTGGTTGGAGACATGCTATCATCAAGTTTGGAAGAGTGAAACTAGAAGAACCAGTATTTTGGGCTCATGGATATGATATTGATGAAGAATCACTCAAACTGAAGCCAAGGCACGCTCGCCTACAGAATATGACATATTCTTCCAAAATGAAGGTGGAAGTTCATATCCAG GTTTACTCTATGGAGAAGAGTGACAAGGCTAAAACAGGGAATGATAAATTCAGTTACAAGAAAGACATTATTAACGAAACtcactatataaattttggccgCCTTCCAGTTATGGTTATGTCAAATTTATGTTGGCTCCACAAACTCAAGGAAAGTGATTGCCAATTTGATTCTGGTGGATACTTTTTGATCAAGGGAATGGAGAAG GTATTTATTGCGCAAGAGCAAAAATGCCTGACTAGGATTTGGGTTGAGGAACGTCCATGCTGGACAGTCTCTTTCTTGTCTGCAATCAGAAGAAggcgtatatatataaaactaattgattCTACAAAGAATGAAGATAGAAAAATCATTTCCATCTCCTTTTTGTATGCAAATATGCCAATCTGGTTGATGTTTTTTGCACTAGGCATAACATCAGATAAAGATGTCTTTGACGTGATAGATATGCAAGATTGTGATGCTTGTGTTATCAACACAATTTCTGCAACTATTAAAGAATCAGATGAATTGTGTGAAGGCTTCCGTAAATCAGATAGAGCCCGGCAGTATGTTGatgaattgatcaaggattcaAAATTTCCTCCTGGAGAGCCATTTGATGATTATGTTGCTAGATATCTCTTCCCTGGCATAAGTGGGAACAGGAACAAAGCACTTTTCTTAGGTTACATGGTCAAATGCCTTTTAATGGCTTTCACTGGGAAGCGCAAATGTGACAACAAGGATGATTTCCGGAACAAGAGGTTGGATCTAGCTGGTGAATTGCTTGGAAGAGAACTTCGTGCACATATTAGGCATGCAGAGAGGCTCATGGTTAAGGCCTTGCAGAGAGATTTAAATAGTGACCGTGAGTTACAAGAGCTTGATCGTTATCTGGACGCTTCAATTATTACTAATGGTTTGAACCGGGCCTTTTCCACTGGTTCTTGGTGCCATCcctacaaaaaaaatgaaagatgtGCAGGAATTGTTGCAACACTAAGGAGAACAAATCCACTTCAGATGATCTCAGACTTGAGGAAAACCCGCCAGCGGGTTGCTTATGCTGGGAAAGCTGGTGACGCAAGATATCC AAATCCATCCTACTGGGGAAAATTGTGTTTTATGTCCACACCTGATGGTGAGAACTGTGGACTTGTGAAAAATCTAGCTGTTACAGCTGTTGTTAGCTCCAGAGTGGCACAACCAGTGATTAACAGGTTCATTTCTTGTGGAATGAATAAGCTGCATGAAATTCCTACGGAGGAGGTTCCTAAAATGGACAAAATATTCCTGAATGGGGATTGGGTTGGGTCCTGTACTGATCCGGCTTCATTTGTCTTGCGTTTAAGGTGCATGAGACGCAGTGGTCTGATTGGTCCACAG GTTGAAATAAAATGGGACAAGCACCAAAGGGAAGTTCGGGTATTTTCTGATGCAGGTCGAATCCTCAGACCCTTACTTGTGGTTGAAAATCTCAATAAAATAAGGAGACCGAAAGGTGGTTCATATTCATTTCAGTCACTAATGCAACAAGAAATAATTGAGTTTATTGGCGttgaagaagaggaagacaCAAAAAGTGCATGGGGAATCAGGCACCTATTTGGTAGTGAAGGAGAAAAGGCTGCCCTGGTAAAAACAAACAGAACAGAGGATGCCTTCACCATTAGAAGGGACATAGAAGAGGGGGTTTCAGGTTATACGCACTGTGAACTGGATCTTTCTTTTCTGCTAGGATTGAGTTGTGGTATTATCCCTTTTGCAAACCACAATTTTGCTCGAAGGGTACTTTACCAATCAGAAAAACATTCACAACAAGCTATTGGATACTCTACAACAAATCCACACATCAGAGTTGATACCCTTTCCCATCAACTTTACTACCCTCAGAGACCCCTTTTCAAAACAGTGGTAGCTGACTGCATTGGTAGATCAGAATATACTTTTGGGAGAAAGGATGACTTTGCCAGACCAGAATATTTCAATGGCCAAAATGCCATAGTGGCAGTGAATGTTCATCAGGGGTTTAATCAAGAAGATTCTCTCGTTATGAACAGGGCCTCTCTTGAACGTGGCATGTTTAGGACTGAGCATTTCAGGAACTATAAGGCTGAAGTAGAGAACAAAAGTGCGCCAGGTGGCAACAAAAGACTCAAAATGAAGGATAAGATAGACTTTGGTAAAATGCAAAGCAAGAGAGGGCGTGTTGACAATCTTGACGATGATGGATTACCATATGTTGGTGCAAGTCTTCAGAGCGGTGACATTGTCATTGGAAAGGTCTCAGAGTCTGGTGAAGATCATAGTATTAAGCTGAAGCATACTGAAAAGGGTATGGTGCAGAGGGTATTGCTTTCAGCTAATGATGAGGGGAAGAACTTTGCAGTTGTTACTCTAAGACAG GTTCGATCACCTTGCCTTGGAGACAAATTTTCAAGCATGCATGGCCAGAAAGGTGTAATTGGTTTTCTAGAATCACAGGAGAATTTCCCTTTTACGTGCCAAGGAATAGTACCGGATATTGTGATAAATCCGCATGCCTTTCCTACCCGTCAAACTCCAGGTCAGCTTCTTGAAGCTGCTTTGGGGAAGGGAATTGCCCTGGGTGGTACAATGAGATATGCTACACCATTCACAACAGCATCGTTTGATGTGATCACGGACCAATTGCACAA GGCTGGATTTTCGAGATGGGGGGCTGAAAGTGTTCTTAATGGACGAACTGGTGAAAGGATGCACTCGTTGATTTTCATGGGTCCTAACTTTTACCAGAGGCTGATACATATGGCAGAAGATAAGGTAAAATTCAGGAACACAGGGCCAGTGCACCCCTTAACACGCCAACCTGTTGCTGACAGGAAAAGGTTTGGGGGAGTGAAGTTCGGAGAAATGGAGCGTGACTGCCTCCTTGCCCATGGGGCAGCAGCCAATCTCCATGAGCGGCTCTTCATGCTTAGTGACTTCTCCCAGATGCATATCTGCCAGACGTGCGAACGTGTGGCAAATGTTATCATGAGGCCTGTCCCTGGAGGAAAGAAGATCCGGGGGCCATACTGTGGGTTCTGCCGCTCTTCAGAAAACATAGCAAGGATCAATGTGCCCTACGGAGCAAAGCTGCTTTATCAGGAGCTATTCAGCATGGGGATCTGCCTTAGATTTGAGACAGAAGTCTGCTAG